In Ruania zhangjianzhongii, the following proteins share a genomic window:
- a CDS encoding DUF2017 domain-containing protein — protein sequence MRAFRRRRGVYVAALEGDEATILARVVADTSMLLGVPLRPGEDPAESADPLTELSWSTEGVDSPTDPALARLLPDASRTDDELSQEFRRLTESELRASKVARLRMVWDALRVSSGEIRVPTERALDFAAALTDVRLVIAERLGIRTEADAEEIADRVARGGGDDDEDEVQLALGMVYSALSWLQESLLQVMLPTLGE from the coding sequence GTGAGAGCCTTCCGGCGCCGGCGCGGGGTCTATGTCGCCGCGCTCGAAGGGGACGAGGCCACGATCCTGGCCCGGGTCGTCGCGGACACCTCGATGCTGCTCGGCGTCCCGCTGCGGCCCGGTGAGGACCCCGCGGAGTCGGCCGATCCACTCACCGAGCTGTCCTGGTCCACCGAGGGCGTGGACAGCCCGACCGACCCGGCCCTGGCCCGGCTGCTGCCGGACGCCAGCCGGACCGACGACGAGCTCAGTCAGGAGTTTCGCCGGCTCACCGAGTCCGAGCTGCGCGCGAGCAAGGTGGCGCGGCTGCGGATGGTGTGGGACGCGCTGCGGGTCTCCAGCGGCGAGATCCGGGTGCCGACCGAGCGGGCCCTGGACTTCGCCGCCGCGCTCACCGACGTGCGGCTGGTGATCGCCGAGCGCCTGGGGATCCGTACCGAGGCCGACGCCGAGGAGATCGCCGATCGGGTAGCCCGCGGCGGTGGCGACGACGACGAGGACGAGGTACAGCTGGCGCTCGGCATGGTCTACTCCGCGCTCAGCTGGCTGCAGGAGTCACTGCTGCAGGTGATGCTGCCCACATTGGGGGAGTAG
- a CDS encoding ABC transporter permease: MTTLTAPTSAPPAARLRPGAEEAVFIGRSLRHSVRNVDAMLMAIMLPVMLMLLFVYVFGGAFDPGGGYVNYVVPGIILLCAGFGASSTAIDVAGDKASGIMDRLRTLPIRSWAAVTGHVVASLVRNLLATAVVIGVAFAIGFRPTGGAPEWLLALALVALYILAITYLFAAIGLATGSPEAANGYGFVLLFLPYLSTAFVGAETLPTWLRGFAEHQPITPVIETVRGLLMGTPAGSAPAIALTWLVGILAVAVVWSVILFKRQAGRR, translated from the coding sequence ATGACCACCCTCACCGCGCCAACGTCTGCGCCACCGGCGGCCCGGTTGCGTCCGGGCGCCGAGGAGGCAGTCTTCATCGGCCGCAGCCTGCGGCACAGCGTGCGCAACGTGGACGCCATGCTGATGGCGATCATGCTGCCGGTGATGCTGATGCTGCTGTTCGTCTACGTCTTCGGCGGCGCGTTCGATCCGGGCGGGGGCTACGTGAACTACGTGGTGCCGGGCATCATCCTGCTCTGCGCCGGGTTCGGGGCATCCTCCACGGCCATCGATGTGGCCGGGGACAAGGCCTCCGGGATCATGGACCGGCTGCGCACGCTGCCGATCCGCAGCTGGGCGGCGGTGACAGGGCACGTGGTGGCCAGCCTGGTCCGGAACCTGCTCGCCACCGCAGTGGTGATCGGGGTCGCGTTCGCGATCGGCTTCCGGCCCACTGGCGGGGCGCCCGAGTGGTTGTTGGCGCTCGCTCTGGTTGCGCTGTACATCCTCGCGATCACCTACCTGTTCGCCGCGATCGGCCTGGCCACCGGCAGCCCCGAGGCCGCGAACGGGTACGGCTTCGTGCTGCTCTTCCTGCCGTATCTCTCGACGGCGTTCGTCGGCGCCGAGACCCTGCCCACCTGGCTCCGGGGGTTTGCCGAGCACCAGCCGATCACCCCGGTGATCGAGACGGTGCGGGGGCTGCTGATGGGCACCCCCGCCGGCTCTGCGCCCGCGATCGCGCTGACCTGGCTCGTCGGGATCCTCGCCGTTGCCGTCGTCTGGTCGGTGATCCTGTTCAAGCGGCAGGCGGGTCGCCGATGA
- a CDS encoding DUF3039 domain-containing protein, protein MSEPIPPTQPQETERLSSGAGTDVLEREEVRDEASPGDGDRYAHYVKKEKITAAAVSGTPVVALCGKVWSPNRDPSKYPICPACKEIYESMTGKGGDDSSSGKGRGFFGFGSKK, encoded by the coding sequence ATGAGCGAGCCGATTCCTCCCACGCAGCCCCAGGAGACCGAGCGCCTGTCCTCCGGGGCGGGAACCGATGTCTTGGAGCGGGAAGAGGTACGCGACGAGGCGTCGCCCGGTGACGGCGACCGCTACGCGCACTACGTGAAGAAGGAGAAGATCACCGCGGCTGCCGTCTCCGGCACACCGGTGGTCGCCCTCTGCGGCAAGGTCTGGAGCCCGAACCGGGATCCCAGCAAGTACCCGATCTGCCCGGCGTGCAAGGAGATCTACGAGAGCATGACCGGCAAAGGTGGGGACGACTCGTCCTCCGGCAAGGGCCGCGGGTTCTTCGGCTTCGGCTCCAAGAAGTGA
- a CDS encoding ATP-binding cassette domain-containing protein produces the protein MNVAIEVSGLRKSFGAVEVLSGIDLRVERGSVHALLGPNGAGKTTLVTILATLVRPDAGTASIAGTDLLTDPAGVRRRIALTGQSAAVDDVLTAEENLRMMAGLQGLRGRAARIRTRELLDRFDLSDAARRRVKTFSGGMRRRLDLALSLVVAADVVFLDEPTTGLDPRSRRELWEVIRTLRADGTTVLLTTQYLEEADELADRISIVGAGRIVAEGTPAELKSTVGEERVEVRDAGGAVLHAEPTDGSSAGLRRALDVIDGLGLTGELVVRRPSLDDVFFALTEAPAATAPQLVTTGRNS, from the coding sequence ATGAACGTAGCGATCGAGGTGAGCGGCCTACGGAAATCGTTCGGCGCCGTCGAGGTCCTGAGCGGGATCGACCTGCGGGTCGAACGTGGTTCGGTCCACGCCCTGCTCGGACCGAACGGAGCGGGCAAGACCACGCTGGTGACGATCCTGGCGACGTTGGTGCGCCCGGATGCCGGCACGGCGAGCATCGCCGGCACCGATCTGCTCACCGACCCGGCCGGGGTGCGCCGTCGGATCGCGCTGACCGGCCAGTCCGCTGCGGTGGACGATGTGCTCACCGCGGAGGAGAACCTGCGGATGATGGCGGGGCTGCAAGGACTGCGCGGCCGGGCGGCACGCATCCGCACCCGAGAGCTGCTCGACCGGTTCGACCTGAGCGACGCTGCCCGCCGGCGGGTGAAGACCTTCTCCGGTGGGATGCGCCGGCGCCTCGACCTCGCGCTCTCCCTGGTGGTGGCCGCCGATGTGGTCTTCCTCGACGAGCCGACTACCGGCCTGGACCCGCGCAGCCGGCGCGAGCTATGGGAGGTGATCCGCACCTTGCGCGCCGATGGCACCACGGTGCTGCTCACCACCCAGTACCTGGAAGAGGCGGACGAGCTGGCCGACCGGATCTCGATCGTCGGTGCCGGGCGGATCGTCGCCGAGGGCACCCCGGCCGAGCTGAAGAGCACGGTGGGGGAGGAGCGGGTCGAGGTCCGGGACGCGGGCGGCGCCGTGCTGCACGCCGAGCCGACCGACGGCAGCTCCGCCGGTCTACGCCGGGCGCTGGACGTCATCGACGGACTGGGCCTGACCGGTGAGCTCGTGGTCCGCCGCCCCAGCCTGGACGACGTGTTCTTCGCCCTCACCGAGGCGCCTGCCGCCACTGCACCCCAGCTCGTCACCACCGGAAGGAACTCCTGA
- a CDS encoding nicotinate phosphoribosyltransferase, giving the protein MSERMAASVPSTASTASTTSTALLTDRYELTMVQAALADGTASRQCVFEVFTRRLPAGRRYGVVAGTGRVLESLPHFRFTDTELEFLRSGKVVNEQTLDFLADYRFTGDIYGYAEGEVFLPGSPLLVVEASFAEGVLLETLVLSILNYDSAVASAASRMTSAAGSRPCLEMGGRRAHEQAAPAAARAAVVAGFAGTSNLEAGRRWGLDTIGTAAHSFTLLHDDETSAFEAQVASLGAETTLLVDTYDIAEGVRRAIAAAGTELDSVRLDSGDLAQVAREVREQLDSLGAAGTKIVVSSDLDEYAIASLAVAPVDSYGVGTSVVTGSGAPTCGMVYKLVLREGADGSMEPVQKASASKASVGGRKSAARRLDPSGRASEELVVAGAPPDWQPEGAHLRPLLVPLVRDGMVEPGTTGPEGVRRAAARHAASRAELSPYSRRLSAGDPAIPTAHTQVR; this is encoded by the coding sequence ATGTCTGAGCGGATGGCAGCGAGCGTTCCGAGCACGGCGAGCACGGCCAGCACCACGAGCACGGCGCTGCTCACCGACCGGTACGAGCTGACCATGGTGCAAGCGGCGTTGGCCGACGGCACCGCCTCGCGGCAGTGCGTGTTCGAGGTGTTCACCCGGCGGCTGCCCGCCGGCCGGCGCTACGGCGTGGTAGCGGGCACTGGGCGGGTGCTGGAGTCGCTGCCGCACTTCCGGTTCACCGACACCGAGCTGGAGTTCCTGCGCTCCGGGAAGGTGGTGAACGAGCAGACACTGGACTTCCTCGCCGACTACCGGTTCACCGGCGACATCTACGGCTATGCCGAGGGCGAGGTGTTCCTTCCTGGTTCCCCGCTGCTGGTGGTGGAGGCCTCGTTCGCCGAGGGGGTGCTGCTGGAGACCCTGGTGCTGTCCATCCTCAACTACGACTCGGCGGTGGCCTCGGCCGCCTCGCGGATGACCAGTGCGGCCGGGTCGCGGCCGTGCCTGGAGATGGGTGGCCGCCGGGCTCACGAGCAGGCGGCCCCGGCCGCGGCCCGGGCTGCGGTGGTCGCCGGGTTCGCCGGCACTTCCAACCTGGAGGCAGGCCGGCGCTGGGGGCTGGACACGATCGGTACCGCCGCGCACTCCTTTACCCTGCTGCACGACGACGAGACGTCGGCGTTCGAGGCGCAGGTCGCCTCGCTCGGTGCAGAGACAACCCTGCTGGTGGACACCTACGACATCGCCGAGGGGGTACGCCGAGCGATCGCTGCGGCGGGGACCGAGCTGGACTCGGTACGGCTGGACTCCGGCGATCTGGCCCAGGTGGCCCGCGAGGTCCGCGAGCAGCTGGACTCGCTCGGGGCCGCGGGTACGAAGATCGTGGTCTCCTCCGATCTGGACGAGTACGCGATCGCCTCGCTGGCGGTGGCGCCGGTGGACTCCTATGGAGTGGGAACCTCAGTGGTGACCGGCTCCGGCGCCCCCACGTGCGGGATGGTCTACAAGCTGGTGCTGCGCGAGGGCGCCGATGGTTCGATGGAGCCGGTGCAGAAGGCGTCGGCGTCCAAGGCCAGTGTCGGTGGTCGCAAGAGCGCTGCCCGGCGGCTGGACCCGTCCGGGCGGGCCAGTGAGGAGCTGGTGGTGGCCGGGGCACCGCCGGACTGGCAGCCCGAGGGTGCCCACCTGCGCCCGCTGCTGGTGCCGCTGGTCCGCGACGGCATGGTGGAACCGGGTACTACTGGTCCGGAGGGGGTGCGGCGCGCCGCTGCCCGACATGCCGCCTCCCGCGCCGAGCTGTCCCCGTACTCGCGGCGGCTGTCCGCGGGTGATCCGGCGATCCCCACCGCACACACCCAGGTCCGGTGA
- a CDS encoding LacI family DNA-binding transcriptional regulator → MPSVTLDDVASAAGVSRSTASRAINGGKKVSPEAQAAVDDAVDRLGYSPNPAARTLVTRRTGSIALVLPEPDARILSDPFLAGLLRGVSDGLYGTDLQLVLLLARRGEPPGRTARYLRSGHVDGAIVASHHADDQLEERLADGQLPAVFVGRPFTDYGLHYVDTDNQAGGMLAARRLLDRGCRRMGTVTGPMDMPAAVDRLEGWRQTVAGAGLPAAITHGDFTVEGGARASAELLDHDPEVDGIFVASDLMAIGAMQVLAARGRRVPEEVAVVGYDALGAAGRTSPRLTTVYNPQVEMVAAATQTLLAMLAGEPAPAEPHMLAPELVEGGTA, encoded by the coding sequence ATGCCCTCGGTCACCCTCGACGACGTCGCTTCCGCCGCTGGAGTGTCGCGATCGACCGCCTCGCGAGCGATCAACGGCGGAAAGAAGGTTTCGCCCGAGGCGCAGGCTGCGGTCGACGATGCGGTGGATCGCCTCGGCTATTCGCCGAACCCGGCCGCACGCACGCTGGTGACCCGCCGGACCGGATCGATCGCACTGGTGCTCCCCGAGCCTGACGCTCGCATCCTGTCCGACCCGTTCCTCGCCGGGCTGCTCCGCGGCGTCAGCGACGGGCTGTACGGCACCGACCTGCAGCTGGTGCTCCTGCTGGCCCGCCGGGGGGAGCCGCCCGGCCGCACGGCGCGCTACCTGCGCAGCGGGCACGTGGACGGCGCCATCGTGGCCTCGCACCATGCCGACGACCAGCTGGAGGAACGGCTCGCCGATGGGCAGCTGCCGGCGGTGTTCGTCGGCCGTCCGTTCACCGACTACGGGCTGCACTACGTGGACACCGACAACCAGGCCGGCGGAATGCTCGCCGCTCGTCGGCTGCTGGACCGGGGCTGCCGCCGGATGGGGACGGTCACCGGCCCGATGGATATGCCGGCTGCGGTGGACCGGCTCGAGGGCTGGCGGCAGACCGTGGCCGGCGCGGGCCTGCCCGCCGCGATCACCCACGGAGACTTCACCGTGGAGGGTGGGGCGCGCGCGAGTGCCGAACTGCTCGACCATGACCCGGAGGTGGACGGGATCTTCGTGGCGTCGGACCTGATGGCGATCGGCGCGATGCAGGTGCTGGCCGCGCGTGGCCGGCGGGTCCCGGAGGAAGTGGCCGTGGTCGGCTACGACGCACTCGGGGCTGCCGGGCGAACCTCACCGCGGCTGACCACGGTGTACAACCCGCAGGTCGAGATGGTCGCGGCGGCGACACAGACGCTGCTCGCGATGCTGGCCGGCGAGCCGGCGCCGGCCGAGCCGCACATGCTCGCCCCGGAGCTGGTCGAGGGCGGCACCGCCTGA
- a CDS encoding TetR/AcrR family transcriptional regulator, producing MDIEADEVELPRGLALAWGVAAHPQQRGPKRELSLERIVEVAVEIADSEGLGAVSMSAVAKQLGFTTMSLYRYVTSKDDLLLLMGEDALGTSPLRITEATDWREGLLRWHNETMAIYAAHPWLLDLPIAGIPSTPANLAWMDAALHTLTETPLDDLEKIAVLLLMTGHARWQAIVARSYEEQARAAEMTTDDLDRQIADTIDALVTAEQFPHLRPAIDAGVFTADADPLAFGLDRMLDGVGLYVDSRAGGAPPTVPQESLEPPATDAFPKDPKVRAARIARREAEKAAREAQKKVREAIKREREAVARARERQEREAEKARNK from the coding sequence ATGGACATCGAAGCCGACGAGGTCGAGCTGCCCCGGGGCCTCGCGCTCGCCTGGGGCGTGGCGGCCCACCCGCAGCAGCGTGGCCCCAAGCGCGAGCTCAGCCTGGAGCGGATCGTGGAGGTCGCCGTCGAGATCGCAGACAGCGAGGGGCTCGGCGCAGTCTCGATGTCCGCAGTGGCCAAGCAACTCGGCTTCACCACGATGTCCCTGTACCGGTATGTCACCAGCAAGGACGACCTCCTCCTGCTGATGGGCGAAGACGCGCTGGGCACTTCACCGCTGCGCATTACCGAAGCCACCGACTGGCGCGAAGGACTCCTCCGGTGGCACAACGAGACGATGGCGATCTACGCCGCTCACCCGTGGCTCCTGGACCTGCCGATCGCCGGCATCCCGAGCACACCGGCGAACCTCGCCTGGATGGACGCGGCGCTGCACACGCTGACCGAAACCCCGCTCGACGATCTGGAGAAGATCGCGGTTCTGCTGCTGATGACCGGCCACGCCCGCTGGCAGGCGATCGTCGCCCGCAGCTACGAGGAGCAGGCCCGCGCCGCGGAGATGACTACGGACGACCTGGATCGCCAGATCGCCGACACGATCGATGCCCTGGTCACGGCCGAGCAGTTCCCCCACCTGCGGCCCGCGATCGACGCCGGCGTGTTCACCGCAGACGCCGATCCGCTCGCCTTCGGCCTGGACCGGATGCTCGACGGAGTCGGACTCTACGTCGATTCCCGGGCCGGCGGGGCGCCCCCGACAGTGCCGCAGGAATCGTTGGAGCCGCCGGCCACAGACGCGTTCCCGAAGGACCCGAAGGTGCGGGCGGCACGGATCGCCCGCAGGGAGGCGGAGAAGGCAGCGCGCGAGGCGCAGAAGAAGGTGCGCGAGGCCATCAAGCGCGAACGGGAGGCAGTGGCCCGGGCCCGGGAGCGGCAGGAACGCGAGGCGGAGAAGGCGCGGAACAAGTAG
- the murI gene encoding glutamate racemase, translated as MSDAPIGIFDSGVGGLTVARAVIDQLPHESVLYIGDSAHGPYGPLPIAQVRAHALAVMDDLVASGVKMLVIACNSASAAVLRDARERYTLGRGVPVVEVIQPAVRRAVAATRTGRIGVIGTRATIASRAYEDAFAAAPHLQLSTAAAPRFVELVERGITSGPEVLKLARDYLAPVLAADVDTLVLGCTHYPLLTGAIQYVAGDGVTLVSSAEETAKDVYAALVAHGLERSAAAPARHRFLSTGDPAAFTRLARRFLGPEVGAESAAEITGEIPVVGEGTP; from the coding sequence ATGAGTGATGCACCCATCGGCATCTTCGACTCCGGTGTCGGGGGTCTGACGGTAGCCCGGGCCGTCATCGACCAGTTGCCCCACGAGTCCGTGCTCTACATCGGCGACTCCGCACACGGCCCGTACGGTCCGTTGCCGATCGCGCAGGTGCGTGCGCACGCGCTCGCTGTGATGGACGATCTGGTCGCCTCCGGGGTGAAGATGCTCGTGATCGCGTGCAACTCCGCCTCGGCCGCCGTCCTGCGTGATGCCCGCGAGCGATACACCCTCGGCCGGGGGGTTCCGGTGGTCGAGGTGATCCAGCCCGCCGTGCGCCGTGCAGTGGCCGCCACCCGAACCGGCCGGATCGGCGTGATCGGCACCCGGGCGACGATCGCTTCCCGTGCCTACGAGGACGCGTTCGCCGCTGCTCCGCACCTGCAGCTGAGCACCGCCGCGGCGCCGCGGTTCGTGGAGCTGGTCGAGCGCGGGATCACCAGTGGTCCGGAAGTGCTCAAGCTGGCCCGGGACTACTTGGCACCGGTCCTGGCCGCGGACGTGGACACCCTGGTGCTCGGTTGCACGCACTACCCGCTGCTCACCGGGGCGATCCAGTACGTGGCCGGTGACGGCGTCACTCTGGTGTCCAGCGCGGAGGAGACCGCCAAGGATGTGTACGCGGCGCTGGTGGCGCACGGCCTGGAGCGCTCCGCCGCGGCACCGGCCCGGCACCGATTCCTGTCCACCGGCGACCCGGCGGCGTTCACCCGGCTCGCCCGCCGGTTCCTGGGGCCAGAGGTGGGGGCGGAAAGTGCAGCAGAGATCACCGGGGAGATCCCGGTGGTGGGGGAGGGAACACCATGA
- a CDS encoding GNAT family N-acetyltransferase: protein MSIEVVRADSLGEPGRSAAAALLAHGFAQDFTAVTRDPERLAAAFEPIIVPVRFHLALRDGDPAGITTLTEPDQEVFDPRWAPLRRSLGVLRRTLLYLVVRGAFMGHDPDAAPGRAELGFVATAPEHRGAGVATALLRHLVQTSGHRVHVLRDIKDTNEAALHVYRRLGFVEYTRRTARFSHRAGFSAYVSMKRESPVS, encoded by the coding sequence ATGAGTATCGAGGTGGTCCGCGCCGACAGCCTCGGCGAACCGGGACGGAGCGCGGCCGCGGCACTGCTCGCCCACGGGTTCGCTCAGGACTTCACCGCCGTCACCCGGGACCCGGAGCGGCTCGCCGCCGCGTTCGAGCCGATCATCGTGCCCGTGCGCTTCCACCTGGCCCTGCGCGACGGCGATCCCGCCGGGATCACCACGCTCACCGAGCCCGACCAGGAGGTGTTCGATCCCCGATGGGCGCCGCTTCGCCGGAGCCTCGGAGTGCTCCGCCGCACACTGCTGTACCTGGTGGTGCGGGGCGCGTTCATGGGGCACGACCCGGATGCCGCTCCGGGGCGCGCGGAGCTCGGCTTCGTCGCCACCGCGCCGGAGCACCGGGGCGCAGGCGTGGCGACCGCCTTGCTGCGGCACCTCGTGCAGACCTCCGGCCACCGGGTGCATGTACTGCGCGACATCAAAGACACCAACGAGGCGGCACTGCACGTGTACCGCAGGCTCGGTTTCGTCGAGTACACCCGCCGCACGGCCCGCTTCTCCCACCGCGCCGGCTTCTCCGCCTACGTCTCGATGAAGCGGGAGAGCCCGGTGAGCTGA
- the clpS gene encoding ATP-dependent Clp protease adapter ClpS, with translation MPAVPVPVGSPDLDSHTTVEPDRIWLTIVWNDPVNLMSYVSHVFRSYFGYTEEKANTLMLQVHHEGRSVVSSGSREKMEIDVQAMHSYGLWATLAQDGDPQ, from the coding sequence ATGCCCGCTGTACCGGTCCCGGTCGGATCCCCGGACCTCGATAGCCACACCACCGTTGAGCCCGACCGGATCTGGCTGACGATCGTGTGGAACGACCCGGTGAACCTGATGAGCTACGTCTCGCACGTGTTCCGAAGCTACTTCGGCTACACCGAGGAGAAGGCGAACACGCTGATGCTGCAGGTGCATCACGAGGGTCGCAGTGTGGTCTCCTCAGGAAGCCGGGAGAAGATGGAGATTGACGTGCAGGCGATGCACTCCTACGGCCTGTGGGCCACCCTCGCGCAGGACGGGGACCCGCAGTGA
- a CDS encoding MBL fold metallo-hydrolase: MKLTILGCSGSMSSPESASSSYLVQASDGARTYSVLLDLGSGAMGQLLRHHDPVALDAVLLSHLHADHVVDLAALHVYLEYGPAGPQPPMPVHGPVGTPERIRQLCGEEDCTAQFDVSFWQPGVALQVGPLRIEPIEVRHPVTAYALRFTGPSEDGSRQVVLTYTGDTDSCDGVIDAARDADLLLSEAAFSEDGPAIRGVHLTGRRAGEVATAAGARHLVLTHLQPWTPAETVRSEALTAFSGSVDLAMPGAIWEL, encoded by the coding sequence ATGAAACTGACCATCCTGGGCTGCTCGGGGTCGATGTCCAGTCCCGAGTCCGCCTCGTCCAGCTACCTGGTCCAGGCCAGCGACGGCGCGCGCACCTACTCGGTGCTGCTCGACCTGGGATCGGGGGCGATGGGGCAGCTGCTACGCCACCACGACCCGGTCGCGCTCGACGCTGTGCTGCTCTCTCACCTGCACGCTGACCATGTGGTCGACCTCGCCGCACTGCACGTGTACCTGGAGTACGGCCCGGCAGGGCCGCAGCCACCGATGCCGGTGCACGGTCCGGTCGGCACCCCCGAGCGGATCCGCCAGCTCTGCGGGGAGGAGGACTGCACGGCGCAGTTCGACGTCTCCTTCTGGCAGCCGGGCGTGGCGCTGCAGGTCGGACCGCTGCGGATCGAGCCGATCGAGGTGCGCCACCCGGTGACCGCCTACGCGTTGCGCTTCACCGGCCCGAGCGAGGACGGCTCCCGGCAGGTGGTGCTCACCTACACCGGCGATACCGACTCCTGCGACGGGGTGATCGACGCCGCCCGGGATGCGGACCTGCTGCTCAGCGAAGCGGCGTTCAGCGAGGACGGACCGGCGATCCGCGGTGTGCATCTGACCGGCCGGCGCGCCGGCGAGGTGGCGACGGCTGCCGGTGCGCGCCACCTCGTGCTCACCCACCTGCAGCCGTGGACGCCGGCGGAGACGGTGCGCTCGGAGGCGCTGACCGCATTTTCCGGTTCCGTGGACCTCGCCATGCCGGGCGCGATCTGGGAGCTGTGA
- a CDS encoding DEAD/DEAH box helicase: MTGPDSPAATAHPPTVASPAAGSTSAASNLPPAYPARAPWGTAPALRAWQAAALDTYLERGPRDFLAVATPGAGKTTFALRVATELLQARIVRRITVVAPTEHLKTQWADAAARVGVRIDPNFRNAQGKHGSAYDGVALTYAQVAANPNLHRARTEAAPTLVILDEVHHGGDALSWGEAVREAFEPARRRLALTGTPFRSDTSPIPFITYAAGADGIRRSQADYTYGYGDALRDHVVRPVIFMSYSGQMRWRTKTGEEVSARLGEPLTKDMVNQAWRTALDPDGEWIPSVLAAADKRLTEVRRHVPDAGGLVIATDQTKARAYAAHLRRVTGQAPVVVLSDDDGSSSRIEEFASGGQRWMVAVRMVSEGVDVPRLAVGVYATSAATPLYFAQAVGRFVRARKRGETASIFLPSVPTLLGLAAELETERDHALDRDGRAEADEGIFSAEDDDLARANREEKASDDLMLPGFEALEAQASFDKVLFDGGEFGLGGDVGSDEEQEYLGLPGLLDADQVTTLLRSRQADQVAARRRSGQGAPAPVEDHRAVAELRKELNSLVKAWARRSGTPHGVVHTRLREHSGGGEVATASAEHLRTRIGQVRRWFVGKK; encoded by the coding sequence GTGACCGGGCCGGACTCCCCGGCCGCCACCGCTCACCCGCCCACCGTCGCCTCACCGGCGGCGGGGTCGACGAGTGCGGCCTCGAACCTGCCGCCGGCCTATCCGGCGCGCGCGCCGTGGGGTACCGCGCCAGCGTTGCGCGCCTGGCAGGCGGCCGCGCTGGACACCTATCTGGAACGCGGGCCGAGGGACTTTCTCGCCGTGGCCACGCCGGGGGCCGGAAAGACCACGTTTGCGCTCCGGGTGGCCACCGAGCTGCTGCAGGCGCGGATCGTCCGGCGGATCACCGTGGTGGCCCCGACCGAGCACCTGAAGACGCAGTGGGCAGACGCGGCCGCGCGAGTGGGCGTGCGGATCGACCCGAACTTCCGCAACGCCCAAGGTAAGCACGGGTCTGCCTACGACGGCGTGGCGCTCACCTACGCCCAGGTGGCCGCCAACCCGAACCTGCACCGGGCCCGCACCGAGGCCGCGCCCACGCTGGTGATCCTGGATGAGGTCCACCACGGTGGTGACGCGCTCTCCTGGGGCGAGGCGGTCCGGGAGGCATTCGAACCGGCCCGGCGGCGACTGGCCCTGACCGGTACCCCGTTCCGGTCCGACACCTCCCCGATCCCGTTCATCACCTACGCCGCCGGCGCGGACGGGATCCGCCGCTCCCAGGCGGACTACACCTACGGCTACGGGGACGCGCTGCGCGACCACGTGGTGCGGCCGGTGATCTTCATGTCCTACTCCGGGCAGATGCGCTGGCGCACCAAGACCGGGGAAGAGGTCAGCGCGCGGCTCGGCGAACCGCTCACCAAGGACATGGTGAACCAGGCCTGGCGTACTGCCCTGGATCCGGACGGGGAGTGGATCCCCTCGGTGCTGGCCGCCGCGGACAAGCGCCTGACCGAAGTGCGCCGGCATGTTCCGGACGCCGGCGGACTGGTGATCGCCACCGACCAGACCAAGGCCCGGGCCTATGCCGCGCACTTGCGCCGGGTCACCGGGCAGGCGCCGGTGGTGGTGCTCTCCGACGACGACGGCTCCTCGAGCAGGATCGAGGAGTTCGCCTCCGGGGGCCAGCGGTGGATGGTCGCGGTCCGGATGGTCTCGGAGGGGGTGGACGTGCCCCGGCTGGCGGTCGGGGTGTATGCCACCTCGGCGGCCACCCCGCTGTACTTCGCCCAGGCGGTCGGCCGGTTCGTGCGCGCCCGCAAGCGGGGCGAGACCGCGTCGATCTTCCTGCCCTCGGTGCCGACCCTGCTCGGGCTCGCCGCCGAACTGGAGACCGAGCGGGACCACGCACTGGACCGGGACGGTCGCGCGGAGGCCGACGAGGGAATCTTTTCCGCCGAAGACGACGACCTGGCCCGGGCGAACCGTGAGGAGAAGGCCAGCGATGACCTGATGCTCCCCGGGTTCGAGGCCCTGGAAGCGCAGGCGTCCTTCGACAAGGTGCTGTTCGACGGCGGCGAGTTCGGGCTCGGTGGGGACGTCGGCTCGGACGAGGAGCAGGAGTACCTCGGCCTGCCCGGGCTGCTGGACGCCGATCAGGTCACCACGCTGCTGCGGTCCCGCCAGGCGGACCAGGTGGCGGCGCGCCGGCGGAGCGGACAGGGCGCCCCGGCACCGGTGGAGGACCACCGGGCGGTGGCCGAGCTGCGCAAGGAGCTGAACTCGCTGGTCAAGGCCTGGGCCCGGCGTTCGGGCACCCCGCACGGGGTGGTGCACACCCGGCTGCGGGAGCACTCTGGCGGGGGCGAGGTGGCGACCGCCTCTGCCGAGCACCTGCGCACCCGCATCGGTCAGGTGCGGCGCTGGTTCGTCGGCAAGAAGTAG